A region of Lichenibacterium dinghuense DNA encodes the following proteins:
- the efeO gene encoding iron uptake system protein EfeO encodes MKTAVRLSVSLAALCAAGALSAARAADGAPVGVSITDKGCEPASVTVAPGKSVFKIKNDSKRAVEWEILRGVDVVEERENIIPGFTQTLTATLDAGDYQMTCGLLSNPKGSLKVAAADAPAAAAPAVPVAAAADAKPADEKAAKAEAPKGPPPSPMDLVGPLAEYKVYVSRQVDAMVTATKAFTDAVKAGKLEQAQALYAPAHEHYERIEPIAELFNDLDGSMDSREDDYEKKAEDPGFLGFHRIEKGLFADKSTAGLAPVADKLMADCEDLRKRIADLTITPKSMVGGAADLIEEVASKKISGEEDRYSRTDLVDFQANVDGAQKIVALLDPLVQKRDPSLVTRVKGNFAKVDAVLAKYRTAHGFESYDKLTPEDRNKLKGPVTALAEDLSTLRGTLGID; translated from the coding sequence ATGAAGACCGCCGTCCGCCTTTCCGTCAGCCTCGCCGCGCTCTGCGCGGCGGGCGCCCTGTCGGCGGCCCGCGCCGCCGACGGCGCGCCGGTCGGCGTGAGCATCACCGACAAGGGGTGCGAGCCGGCGAGCGTCACGGTCGCGCCCGGCAAGTCGGTCTTCAAGATCAAGAACGACTCCAAGCGCGCCGTGGAATGGGAGATCCTCCGCGGCGTCGACGTCGTCGAGGAGCGCGAGAACATCATCCCCGGCTTCACCCAGACGCTGACCGCCACGCTCGACGCGGGCGACTACCAGATGACCTGCGGCCTGCTGTCGAACCCCAAGGGCAGCCTGAAGGTCGCGGCCGCCGACGCGCCCGCCGCTGCCGCTCCGGCCGTTCCCGTGGCCGCGGCGGCCGACGCCAAGCCGGCGGACGAGAAGGCCGCCAAGGCCGAGGCGCCCAAGGGCCCGCCGCCGTCGCCGATGGACCTCGTCGGCCCGCTGGCCGAGTACAAGGTCTACGTGTCTCGCCAGGTCGACGCCATGGTGACGGCCACCAAGGCCTTCACGGACGCGGTCAAGGCCGGCAAGCTGGAGCAGGCCCAGGCGCTCTACGCCCCGGCCCACGAGCACTACGAGCGCATCGAGCCCATCGCCGAGCTGTTCAACGACCTCGACGGCTCGATGGACAGCCGCGAGGACGACTACGAGAAGAAGGCCGAGGACCCCGGCTTCCTGGGCTTCCACCGCATCGAGAAGGGCCTGTTCGCCGACAAGTCGACCGCGGGCCTCGCCCCGGTCGCCGACAAGCTGATGGCGGACTGCGAGGACCTCCGCAAGCGCATCGCCGACCTGACTATCACGCCGAAGAGCATGGTGGGCGGCGCCGCCGACCTCATCGAGGAGGTCGCGTCCAAGAAGATCTCCGGCGAGGAGGACCGCTACAGCCGCACCGACCTCGTCGACTTCCAGGCCAACGTCGACGGCGCGCAGAAGATCGTGGCGCTGCTCGACCCCCTCGTGCAGAAGCGCGACCCTTCCCTCGTCACCCGCGTGAAGGGCAACTTCGCCAAGGTCGACGCGGTGCTGGCCAAGTACAGGACCGCCCACGGCTTCGAGTCCTACGACAAGCTGACCCCCGAGGACCGCAACAAGCTGAAAGGGCCGGTGACGGCGCTGGCCGAGGATCTGTCGACGCTGCGCGGCACGCTCGGCATCGACTGA
- the efeU gene encoding iron uptake transporter permease EfeU, with translation MLVAYLIMLREGIEAALIVGIVAAYLKQTGRSRFMPAVWTGVAVAAALCLALGIAMNAAEAEFPQKSQEFFEGAVALVAVGVLTSMVFWMKKAAKSIKAELHDSVEAALARSSGGGMGGGMGLVLMAFFAVGREGLESVFFLLATFQQDLGWGPPAGALLGVLTAVGFGAAITYGGYRLDLRRFFTWTSALIVFVAAGLLSTALRSFHEAGLWNGLQGQAFDLSNVLPADGTLGTLLSGIFGYQDAPTVGEVLVYFAFLIPALWLLLAPSRSAAPAPRPA, from the coding sequence GCTGCGCGAGGGGATCGAGGCGGCGCTGATCGTCGGCATCGTCGCGGCCTACCTGAAACAGACCGGCCGGTCCCGCTTCATGCCGGCCGTGTGGACCGGGGTGGCCGTGGCCGCGGCGCTGTGCCTCGCGCTCGGCATCGCCATGAACGCCGCCGAGGCCGAGTTCCCGCAGAAGAGCCAGGAGTTCTTCGAGGGCGCGGTGGCGCTGGTCGCCGTCGGCGTGCTCACCTCCATGGTCTTCTGGATGAAGAAGGCCGCGAAGAGCATCAAGGCCGAGCTGCACGACTCCGTCGAAGCCGCGCTGGCGCGCTCGTCGGGCGGCGGCATGGGGGGTGGAATGGGCCTCGTGCTGATGGCATTCTTCGCGGTGGGGCGCGAGGGGCTGGAATCCGTGTTCTTCCTGCTCGCCACCTTCCAGCAGGACCTCGGCTGGGGCCCGCCCGCCGGCGCGCTGCTCGGCGTGCTCACCGCGGTGGGCTTCGGCGCCGCCATCACATATGGCGGCTACAGGCTCGACCTGCGCCGCTTCTTCACCTGGACCAGCGCGCTGATCGTCTTCGTGGCGGCGGGCCTGCTGTCGACGGCGCTGCGCTCCTTCCACGAGGCCGGCCTGTGGAACGGCCTGCAGGGGCAGGCCTTCGACCTGTCGAACGTGCTGCCCGCGGACGGCACGCTCGGCACGCTGCTTTCCGGCATCTTCGGCTACCAGGACGCGCCGACGGTCGGCGAGGTGCTGGTCTATTTCGCCTTCCTGATCCCCGCCCTGTGGCTGCTCCTCGCGCCGAGCCGTTCCGCCGCGCCGGCGCCGCGGCCGGCCTGA